In the Myxococcota bacterium genome, one interval contains:
- a CDS encoding flagellar hook assembly protein FlgD: MEIGDVLGGGTVATTATRESGANATLGQEDFLAMLIAQLENQDPLDPQDATEFTAQLAQFSSLDQLISMRTSIDALTQSGANSQNLAAAGLIGREALVDTQQVGIPAGPDAELPTLFLEASRPTNLQGLELINGANQVVARLPSQTLAPGRNAIDWASFNQLPQAGVYTVRLTAAPGEVAPNVLVQSRVTGTRLDGDAPTLVLNGVETPLGALREVSE; the protein is encoded by the coding sequence ATGGAGATCGGAGACGTACTCGGCGGTGGCACCGTGGCCACGACCGCGACCCGCGAGAGCGGTGCGAACGCGACTCTCGGACAAGAGGACTTCCTCGCCATGCTGATCGCGCAGCTCGAGAACCAGGACCCCCTGGACCCCCAGGACGCCACCGAGTTCACCGCCCAGCTCGCCCAGTTCTCGAGCCTCGATCAACTGATCTCGATGCGCACGTCGATCGATGCGCTGACCCAGAGCGGGGCGAACAGCCAGAACCTCGCGGCGGCGGGTCTGATCGGGCGCGAAGCTCTGGTCGATACCCAACAAGTGGGCATCCCGGCTGGACCCGACGCCGAGCTCCCGACCCTCTTCTTGGAGGCCAGCCGTCCGACCAACCTCCAGGGGCTGGAGCTCATCAACGGGGCCAACCAGGTCGTCGCCCGACTCCCCAGCCAGACCCTGGCGCCGGGACGCAACGCGATCGACTGGGCCTCCTTCAACCAGCTTCCGCAGGCCGGCGTCTACACCGTGCGCTTGACGGCCGCTCCGGGTGAGGTCGCTCCCAACGTGCTCGTCCAGTCCCGGGTGACGGGGACGCGCCTCGATGGCGACGCGCCGACCCTGGTCCTGAACGGCGTCGAGACGCCGCTGGGCGCCCTGCGCGAGGTGAGTGAATGA